The Candidatus Eremiobacteraceae bacterium genome has a window encoding:
- a CDS encoding tetratricopeptide repeat protein produces MTSAREAAARDGLRLSVPQFFAAVDAFVSEGRPHDAQDVLADMLSAKEKVRGFFLGKREQSALGKERGNVANRFARIAFGSPPTEQSLDLLNQLALEFADDFDIRIANAEALRQAGYLLDSLDEYQTCKSMRGDASGVDLKLADVYAQLGRFDESADALSSVEVDDLARRRAVFDGIVAAFTASDSTDNSARKITADKLAGSFESLIRRDPSDASLWASLREMDPSAADEVRARLNGAPTSAPREAAAAAPAAPARIDSSPPAIADGAASVPQAPPRPSVSGLASFTKRKALDLIASGEFEAASRQLERVISMSPDRDALEMLMECYLALDRHDDAARIGVRIADEDVAAGNRPAAIATLTSLSKKIADPTVEQRRVELMQSK; encoded by the coding sequence TTGACGTCCGCACGCGAAGCTGCGGCCCGAGACGGACTGCGTCTAAGCGTGCCGCAGTTCTTCGCGGCGGTCGATGCGTTCGTCAGCGAAGGCCGGCCGCACGACGCGCAAGACGTCCTCGCCGACATGCTGTCGGCGAAGGAGAAGGTCCGCGGATTCTTCCTCGGCAAGCGCGAGCAGAGCGCGCTCGGCAAGGAACGAGGGAACGTCGCCAACAGATTTGCGCGCATCGCGTTCGGCTCGCCCCCGACGGAGCAGTCGCTCGACCTGCTCAATCAGCTGGCGCTCGAGTTCGCCGACGACTTCGACATCCGCATCGCGAACGCCGAAGCGCTGCGCCAAGCCGGCTACCTGCTCGACTCGCTCGACGAATACCAGACGTGCAAGTCGATGCGCGGCGACGCATCCGGCGTCGATCTCAAGCTCGCGGACGTCTACGCGCAGCTCGGCCGATTCGACGAGTCAGCCGATGCGCTGTCCTCGGTCGAGGTCGACGATCTTGCGCGTCGTCGCGCGGTCTTCGATGGGATCGTGGCCGCCTTCACGGCGAGCGATTCGACGGACAACTCGGCGCGGAAGATCACGGCAGATAAGCTGGCCGGCAGCTTCGAAAGCCTCATCAGGCGAGATCCGTCGGACGCGTCGCTGTGGGCCTCGCTGCGCGAGATGGACCCTTCGGCCGCCGACGAGGTCCGCGCGCGTTTGAACGGCGCGCCGACATCAGCTCCGCGCGAAGCCGCTGCGGCCGCGCCTGCGGCCCCGGCGCGGATCGATTCGTCGCCGCCGGCGATCGCTGACGGCGCAGCATCGGTGCCGCAAGCGCCGCCGCGTCCGTCGGTCTCCGGCCTGGCCTCGTTCACGAAACGTAAGGCGCTGGATCTGATCGCGAGCGGCGAGTTCGAAGCGGCGAGCCGCCAGCTCGAACGGGTCATCTCGATGTCGCCCGATCGCGACGCGCTCGAGATGCTCATGGAATGCTATTTGGCGCTCGATCGCCACGACGACGCGGCGCGCATCGGCGTCCGTATCGCAGACGAAGACGTGGCGGCTGGGAACCGTCCGGCCGCGATCGCGACGCTGACCTCGCTTTCGAAGAAGATCGCTGACCCGACGGTCGAGCAACGCCGCGTCGAGTTGATGCAAAGCAAATAA
- a CDS encoding tetratricopeptide repeat protein, which yields MKAAIQHAQASLKSGDVDGAAASLRKVATRLDAPASALAEAAKLMADAGSPADAVSRYLEAGRGFLETGDTVRARQSFVAAYEIDGKNMDALFELGRVDVAEGKKHEALDKFVEVLRKANLKHLPALYEAGSLYELDGQHNQAILAFNRVVERDKTNFAAYEHLGGLYKIRNQTNDAVANYVRGAEAAIGVAHYEDAKRLAQAALDIDASNGAARRALGAAEASVNAAPAPAAAQAKPVAPPVDTTTSAPAERPAHATIADVTSVAPPTAEAAASTVSPSLMNLPPDLALLEQQSHAMAQLAQVQSAVAQTYRQRMALDEEIKKAQAALEALQQQQQSVDDDLSGKRDELAKVVSEREAEEASLASLGDAIAKSKAELDSLSTLPALIADARQRCASTSDLAAKVGADLDAVAGSSNDVKAKASSADAALADLRTKLASVRQASDSIEAQIAALEAGARDAHGVASDATAGAAQARSSLDGLRERQASLDKAHLDLSDIATAVNAKRAEAEAALARLTALQAQRKSQFDDIVFKLAPLVGEVEAPKAAAPAKSAPAQAAPAPAPVAAAPAAGPAAVAPPAAPRQTSAAPPASVDALIAAGKFSEAVQRAQTDANAKPKPADYLVDVGLQVRKAGRSQDAVALFSSARDRDQHNSRARYELGRTLADMGKADQALAALKSLEADPEYAVLGNVAIGKCLRGQGDLEAAEARFSKALEIEGHPDGQYHEALYQLADLHESKGDPESLGLALWSWEELQTGDPNYGDVATRVAKLKARLAENGTRTELAHNGAVKQ from the coding sequence GTGAAAGCGGCCATCCAACATGCCCAGGCATCGTTGAAATCCGGCGACGTCGATGGCGCTGCGGCCTCGCTTCGCAAAGTGGCGACGCGACTCGACGCGCCCGCGTCGGCGCTCGCGGAAGCGGCGAAGTTGATGGCGGACGCGGGATCGCCGGCCGATGCGGTGTCGCGCTACCTCGAAGCGGGTCGCGGGTTCCTCGAGACCGGCGACACCGTGCGCGCACGTCAAAGTTTCGTGGCGGCGTACGAGATCGACGGCAAGAACATGGACGCGCTTTTCGAGCTCGGCCGCGTCGACGTAGCGGAAGGCAAGAAGCACGAAGCGCTCGATAAGTTCGTCGAAGTGTTGCGCAAGGCGAACCTCAAGCATTTGCCGGCCCTGTACGAAGCCGGTTCGCTCTACGAACTCGACGGTCAGCACAATCAAGCGATCCTCGCGTTCAATCGCGTGGTCGAACGAGACAAGACGAATTTCGCGGCGTACGAGCATCTCGGCGGATTGTACAAGATCCGCAACCAGACGAACGATGCGGTCGCGAACTACGTGCGGGGCGCGGAAGCCGCGATCGGCGTAGCGCACTACGAAGATGCCAAGCGCCTGGCGCAGGCCGCGCTCGACATCGATGCTTCGAACGGCGCGGCGCGCCGCGCGCTCGGCGCCGCCGAGGCGAGCGTCAACGCTGCTCCGGCGCCCGCAGCAGCTCAAGCGAAACCCGTTGCACCGCCCGTCGATACGACGACGTCGGCGCCCGCAGAGCGGCCTGCGCATGCGACGATCGCCGACGTCACGTCGGTCGCGCCCCCGACAGCCGAAGCCGCGGCATCGACGGTCTCGCCGTCGCTCATGAACCTGCCGCCCGACCTCGCGCTGCTCGAGCAGCAGTCGCATGCGATGGCGCAGCTCGCACAAGTGCAGAGCGCGGTCGCGCAGACGTATCGCCAGCGCATGGCTCTCGACGAAGAGATCAAGAAGGCGCAAGCGGCTCTCGAAGCGCTTCAGCAGCAGCAGCAATCGGTCGACGACGATCTCTCCGGGAAGCGCGACGAGCTCGCGAAAGTCGTCTCCGAGCGTGAAGCAGAGGAAGCGTCGCTGGCGTCGCTCGGCGACGCGATAGCGAAATCGAAGGCGGAACTCGATTCGCTCTCCACGCTGCCGGCGCTCATCGCCGATGCGCGTCAGAGATGTGCTTCGACGTCGGACCTCGCGGCCAAAGTCGGCGCCGACCTCGACGCTGTCGCGGGCAGTTCGAACGATGTGAAGGCCAAGGCGAGCAGCGCGGATGCGGCGCTCGCCGACTTGCGGACCAAGCTCGCGTCCGTGCGTCAAGCCTCGGATTCCATCGAAGCTCAGATCGCGGCGCTCGAAGCGGGCGCTCGCGACGCGCACGGCGTCGCATCGGACGCGACGGCGGGAGCCGCGCAGGCGAGATCCTCGCTCGACGGCCTGCGCGAACGCCAAGCGTCGCTCGACAAAGCGCATCTGGACCTATCCGACATCGCGACCGCGGTCAACGCGAAGCGCGCGGAAGCGGAAGCCGCGCTCGCTCGCCTCACGGCGCTGCAAGCCCAGCGCAAGTCGCAATTCGACGACATCGTCTTCAAACTGGCGCCGCTCGTCGGCGAAGTCGAAGCGCCAAAGGCGGCAGCGCCCGCAAAAAGCGCCCCGGCGCAAGCAGCGCCTGCGCCCGCTCCGGTTGCTGCCGCGCCCGCGGCAGGGCCCGCTGCGGTTGCGCCTCCGGCCGCTCCGAGACAGACATCGGCCGCCCCGCCCGCCTCCGTCGATGCGCTCATCGCGGCCGGCAAATTCTCCGAAGCGGTGCAGCGAGCGCAGACCGATGCGAACGCAAAGCCGAAACCGGCGGACTATCTCGTCGACGTAGGCCTGCAAGTGCGCAAGGCCGGAAGATCGCAAGACGCTGTGGCGCTGTTCTCTTCGGCTCGCGATCGCGATCAGCACAATTCGCGCGCGCGCTACGAGCTCGGCCGCACGCTCGCCGATATGGGCAAGGCCGATCAGGCGCTCGCCGCCCTCAAGAGCCTCGAGGCGGATCCTGAATACGCCGTGCTCGGCAACGTCGCGATCGGCAAGTGCCTGCGCGGCCAGGGCGATCTCGAAGCTGCGGAAGCGCGCTTCTCGAAGGCGCTCGAGATCGAGGGCCATCCGGACGGCCAGTATCACGAAGCCCTCTACCAGCTCGCGGATCTCCACGAGAGCAAAGGCGACCCCGAATCCCTCGGCCTCGCGCTTTGGTCGTGGGAAGAGCTGCAGACCGGCGACCCGAACTACGGCGACGTCGCGACGCGCGTGGCGAAACTGAAGGCGCGGCTCGCGGAGAACGGCACGCGGACGGAGCTGGCACATAATGGCGCGGTCAAACAATAA
- the trxB gene encoding thioredoxin-disulfide reductase, which produces MARLIIIGSGPAGLTAALYAARAELAPVVFAGGLSGGQLMLTTEVENYPGFPSGIMGPELMDKFRAQAERFGAEIHNVDVTRVDFSKRPFRLWVDDMEHRADAIIVATGASALWLGVEGETRLRGRGVSSCATCDGAFFKNRNLIVVGGGDTAMEEAIFLTRFATTVTIVHRRDTLRASKIMQQRAMENPRISFVWNAVVEEIVGDNKVTGARLRDVVTGEVTERPCDAVFVAIGHQPNTELFAGQLDLDAKGYIASPDGTKTNTEGVFVAGDVQDSRYRQAVTAAGLGCRAAMDAERYLEALHSATVGAH; this is translated from the coding sequence ATGGCACGTCTCATCATCATCGGATCCGGACCTGCGGGACTCACCGCGGCGCTCTACGCGGCGCGCGCGGAACTCGCGCCCGTCGTCTTCGCCGGCGGTCTGTCCGGCGGGCAGCTCATGCTCACGACGGAAGTCGAGAACTATCCCGGCTTCCCGAGCGGTATCATGGGGCCGGAGCTGATGGACAAATTCCGCGCGCAGGCTGAGCGCTTCGGTGCGGAGATCCACAACGTCGACGTGACTCGCGTCGATTTCAGCAAACGACCGTTCCGCTTGTGGGTCGACGATATGGAGCATCGCGCCGACGCGATCATCGTCGCGACCGGGGCGTCGGCGCTGTGGCTGGGCGTCGAAGGCGAGACGCGGCTGCGCGGACGGGGCGTGTCGAGCTGCGCGACGTGCGACGGTGCGTTCTTCAAGAACCGGAATCTCATCGTCGTCGGCGGCGGCGATACCGCGATGGAGGAAGCGATCTTCTTGACGCGATTCGCCACGACCGTGACGATCGTGCACCGCCGCGACACGCTGCGCGCTTCGAAGATCATGCAGCAGCGGGCGATGGAGAACCCGCGCATCTCGTTCGTCTGGAACGCGGTGGTCGAGGAGATCGTCGGCGACAACAAGGTCACCGGGGCCCGGCTACGAGACGTCGTGACGGGCGAAGTTACCGAGCGCCCCTGTGACGCCGTCTTCGTCGCGATCGGCCACCAGCCCAATACCGAGCTATTCGCGGGTCAACTCGACCTCGACGCAAAAGGATACATCGCTTCGCCGGACGGCACGAAGACGAATACCGAGGGGGTCTTCGTGGCGGGCGACGTCCAGGATAGCCGCTACAGGCAAGCTGTGACGGCCGCGGGTCTCGGCTGCAGGGCAGCCATGGATGCCGAGCGCTACCTAGAGGCGCTCCATTCGGCGACTGTAGGCGCTCACTAA
- a CDS encoding isoprenylcysteine carboxylmethyltransferase family protein produces MEFRLRVLWLAVAYWAGFFFGAIFQETVFHGGPEPTIVVLGSRFGQPGIEFFAWLAVAFVVAAWLVRWWGSSYHSAGVVMSGDVVTDEFTVAGPYRYVRNPLYLGNLLLAIGIGALGPPPATLLVVAFNLIVIYRLIFIEERFLKATNGDAYARYCAVVPRLLPRLTPAALPADPRRPDIAYGFITELFALGFVASMIYFVLVVLPAQGGRHLFMYFWLIVAVAVIVQSLLSRRARAARGL; encoded by the coding sequence ATGGAATTCAGGCTACGAGTCCTATGGCTCGCCGTCGCGTATTGGGCCGGCTTCTTCTTCGGCGCGATCTTCCAAGAAACGGTCTTTCACGGCGGACCGGAGCCGACGATCGTCGTCCTCGGATCGCGCTTCGGCCAGCCAGGCATCGAGTTCTTCGCGTGGCTCGCCGTCGCGTTCGTCGTCGCCGCATGGCTCGTCCGCTGGTGGGGATCGTCGTATCATTCCGCCGGCGTCGTCATGAGCGGCGACGTCGTGACAGACGAGTTCACGGTCGCCGGCCCGTATCGATACGTCCGCAATCCGCTCTATCTCGGCAACCTCTTGCTCGCCATCGGGATCGGTGCGCTCGGACCGCCGCCGGCGACGCTGCTCGTCGTGGCGTTCAACCTGATCGTGATCTACCGGCTCATCTTCATAGAAGAGCGTTTTTTGAAAGCGACGAACGGCGACGCCTATGCTCGCTACTGCGCGGTCGTGCCTCGCCTGCTGCCCCGATTGACGCCCGCGGCGTTGCCCGCCGATCCGCGCCGGCCCGACATCGCGTACGGCTTCATCACCGAGCTGTTCGCGCTTGGGTTCGTCGCCTCGATGATCTATTTCGTCTTGGTCGTCTTGCCGGCTCAAGGCGGCCGCCATCTCTTCATGTACTTCTGGCTCATCGTCGCGGTCGCGGTGATCGTCCAGTCGCTGCTTTCAAGGCGTGCTCGCGCCGCACGAGGTCTGTGA
- a CDS encoding cysteine synthase A produces the protein MSSGIKSDLFEAVGNTPLLKLAKLSKAVGRTILGKAEFLNPGGSVKDRAAKYIILDAEREGRLRPGGTIVEGTAGNTGIALALLGNERDYSTIIVIPDDQSQEKIDLLRAFGADVRVVPSAPFTNENNYYHVARRLAAETPNAVWADQFNNPANYLGHFESTGPEIWEQTGGNIDLFICACGTGGTFAGISRALKARKPQLRTIVADPMGSAMYSYVKKGTLDFEGDSVSEGIGIKRVTDNFKHALADDALRVDDRTMIEMVHYLLKEEGLLLGSSAGLNVSAAARAAKALPAGSTVATILCDGGTRYMSRLFNPAWLAENDLTPRAKGLEFLD, from the coding sequence GTGAGCTCCGGCATCAAGAGCGATCTGTTCGAAGCGGTCGGCAACACGCCGCTGCTCAAGCTGGCGAAACTTTCGAAGGCGGTCGGCAGGACGATCCTCGGCAAGGCCGAGTTCCTCAACCCCGGCGGCTCGGTCAAAGACCGCGCGGCGAAATATATCATCCTCGATGCCGAGCGCGAAGGACGACTGCGCCCTGGCGGCACGATAGTCGAAGGGACCGCCGGCAACACCGGAATCGCACTCGCGCTGCTCGGCAACGAGCGCGACTATTCGACGATCATCGTCATCCCCGACGATCAGTCGCAAGAGAAGATCGATCTGCTCCGCGCGTTCGGGGCGGACGTCCGCGTCGTACCCTCCGCGCCGTTCACCAACGAGAACAACTACTACCACGTCGCGCGGCGGCTCGCCGCCGAAACGCCGAACGCCGTGTGGGCGGATCAGTTCAACAACCCGGCGAACTATCTCGGTCATTTTGAATCGACCGGACCGGAGATCTGGGAGCAGACCGGCGGGAACATCGATCTGTTCATCTGCGCGTGCGGCACGGGCGGAACGTTCGCCGGTATCTCGAGGGCGCTCAAAGCGCGCAAGCCGCAGCTGCGGACGATCGTCGCCGATCCGATGGGCTCGGCCATGTATTCGTACGTCAAAAAAGGCACGCTCGATTTCGAAGGCGATTCGGTGAGCGAAGGGATCGGCATCAAGCGCGTCACCGATAATTTCAAGCACGCGCTTGCCGACGACGCGCTGCGCGTCGACGACCGCACGATGATCGAGATGGTGCACTACCTATTGAAAGAGGAAGGCCTATTGCTCGGCAGCTCGGCTGGCCTCAACGTCTCGGCCGCCGCGCGGGCCGCGAAGGCGCTGCCGGCAGGCTCGACCGTCGCCACGATCCTTTGCGATGGCGGAACCCGCTATATGTCGCGGCTGTTCAACCCCGCATGGCTAGCCGAGAACGACCTGACGCCACGCGCAAAGGGCCTCGAGTTCCTCGACTAA
- a CDS encoding NADH-quinone oxidoreductase subunit A, with protein MFASPWTTVLIYFIIALVVAAAVAVVPGIFTANRPTKQKLDPYECGVPPTSALGGRMPIHFYLVAMLFVVFDVEAASFYPWAVKLKQLGAFGLLEMLTFIVVLGIGYAYVWKKGGFTWK; from the coding sequence GTGTTCGCATCGCCCTGGACGACCGTCCTCATCTACTTCATCATCGCACTAGTCGTGGCAGCAGCCGTGGCCGTCGTGCCCGGCATCTTCACGGCCAACCGGCCGACGAAGCAAAAGCTCGACCCCTACGAGTGCGGCGTGCCGCCGACATCGGCGCTCGGCGGGCGGATGCCGATCCACTTCTACCTCGTGGCGATGCTTTTCGTCGTCTTCGACGTCGAAGCGGCGTCGTTCTACCCTTGGGCCGTGAAGCTGAAGCAGCTCGGCGCCTTCGGGCTGCTCGAGATGCTCACATTCATCGTCGTGCTCGGCATCGGCTACGCGTACGTCTGGAAGAAAGGCGGCTTCACATGGAAGTGA
- a CDS encoding NADH-quinone oxidoreductase subunit B family protein, translating into MEVSPHHPFITTKLDEFVRWAQTSSIWPMTMGLACCAIEMMSIVSPRYDVARFGAEKFSSSPRQSDLMIVSGRVANKMVPVIKQLFEQMPDPKWVISMGACASSGGVFDNYAVVPCDTFLPVDVYVPGCPPSPDALIYGIMQIRKQIEAGGKREVLVARA; encoded by the coding sequence ATGGAAGTGAGCCCGCACCATCCGTTCATCACGACGAAGCTCGACGAATTCGTCCGCTGGGCTCAGACATCGTCGATCTGGCCGATGACGATGGGACTCGCGTGCTGCGCCATCGAGATGATGAGCATCGTCTCGCCGCGTTACGACGTCGCCCGCTTCGGCGCCGAGAAGTTCTCTTCGTCGCCGCGGCAGAGCGACCTCATGATCGTCTCCGGCCGCGTCGCGAACAAGATGGTGCCCGTCATCAAACAGCTGTTCGAACAGATGCCCGATCCGAAGTGGGTGATCTCGATGGGCGCATGCGCATCGAGCGGCGGCGTCTTCGACAACTATGCGGTCGTGCCGTGCGACACGTTCTTGCCGGTCGACGTCTACGTGCCGGGTTGCCCGCCGAGTCCCGACGCGCTCATCTACGGCATCATGCAGATCCGCAAGCAGATTGAGGCGGGCGGCAAGCGCGAGGTGCTCGTCGCGCGTGCCTGA
- a CDS encoding NADH-quinone oxidoreductase subunit C: MPDKVHPHPDRVTTAALMPALEIAAGEGLLEAASLDDMDEAAILPGALHAAVETLLSFGFTHLLDIGGTDHLPLTPRFEVSYHFAAIDPKRRDPKAPVSRFRLRVFPQDQDPVVPSLTKYWPSANWAEREVYDLFGVRFDGHPDLKRILMPDDWEGHPLRKDYPLRGTRRNFVPGGRVGPIPPTRD, encoded by the coding sequence GTGCCTGATAAGGTCCACCCCCACCCCGATCGCGTCACGACCGCCGCCCTCATGCCGGCGCTGGAGATCGCCGCAGGCGAGGGGCTGCTCGAAGCCGCGTCGCTCGACGACATGGATGAAGCGGCGATCCTTCCGGGAGCGCTACACGCCGCGGTCGAGACGCTGCTCTCGTTCGGCTTCACCCATCTGCTCGACATCGGCGGCACCGACCATCTGCCGCTGACGCCGCGCTTCGAAGTGAGCTATCATTTCGCCGCGATCGATCCGAAGCGCCGCGATCCGAAGGCGCCGGTTTCGCGCTTCAGGCTGCGCGTGTTCCCGCAAGATCAGGATCCGGTCGTGCCCTCGCTCACCAAGTATTGGCCGAGCGCGAACTGGGCGGAGCGCGAGGTGTACGACCTCTTCGGCGTGCGCTTCGACGGCCACCCGGATCTCAAGCGAATCCTCATGCCCGACGATTGGGAAGGTCACCCGCTTCGCAAGGACTATCCGCTGCGCGGCACGCGGCGGAACTTCGTTCCCGGCGGCCGGGTCGGTCCGATCCCGCCGACGCGAGATTGA